From Microcoleus sp. FACHB-672, a single genomic window includes:
- a CDS encoding DUF3747 domain-containing protein, which produces MKTSFPVKFAAFTVAALSTITALSPLLAATFGKTEVDQNKFVAVAQPLANNTYKLLVIEQLSSARPCWNESGSSPVQVQPLLLNFDFTGICSRSLDSNGYSIRMADQDLGLQYSLRVVKRDGDVRLVGSSTSRNAPVIEIGRTNGVSNDFSKIVLNPGWRMTKRSYDGKTLGHIYFTSDQALGATPTDGGNTGGTKFADIRTDVYGKEIDQAVELGFVAGFSDNTFRPQETLTREQLVSLVVESLKNVPNANITLPTQATSSPYPDVETSRWSAAKIQWARDNNLISGYQDGTFRPAQSVTRAEMMAVLRRAAEKGKSLRGLPTTLGAKQTPKVFSDTSTHWAAPLITQMSGYCNVASPLNETGNAFYPDQAARRNYAAAATLRTLNCVKSESATPTP; this is translated from the coding sequence ATGAAAACATCTTTTCCCGTTAAATTCGCTGCCTTTACCGTAGCAGCCCTCTCAACAATCACCGCTTTAAGCCCACTTCTCGCTGCAACTTTTGGCAAAACAGAAGTTGACCAAAATAAATTCGTCGCGGTGGCTCAACCTCTTGCTAATAATACTTATAAACTGCTGGTGATCGAACAGCTATCGAGCGCACGTCCCTGCTGGAATGAAAGCGGGTCGAGTCCTGTGCAGGTGCAACCGCTGCTGCTGAACTTTGACTTCACCGGCATCTGTTCGCGCAGCTTGGACAGTAACGGCTACTCTATCCGAATGGCGGATCAAGATTTAGGATTGCAGTACAGCCTGCGGGTTGTTAAGCGAGATGGAGATGTGCGACTGGTGGGATCGAGCACGAGTCGAAATGCACCTGTGATTGAAATCGGAAGAACGAATGGCGTTTCCAATGATTTTTCTAAAATCGTTCTGAATCCCGGCTGGCGGATGACGAAAAGAAGTTATGATGGCAAGACTTTAGGGCACATTTACTTTACCAGCGATCAAGCATTAGGTGCCACCCCAACAGATGGGGGTAACACCGGCGGAACCAAATTCGCAGACATCCGCACGGATGTTTACGGCAAGGAAATCGATCAAGCTGTGGAACTAGGATTTGTTGCCGGCTTTTCTGACAATACCTTCCGCCCGCAAGAAACCTTAACCCGTGAGCAATTGGTGTCTTTGGTGGTGGAATCTTTGAAGAACGTCCCCAATGCCAATATCACCCTCCCCACTCAAGCGACATCCAGCCCCTATCCGGATGTGGAGACCTCGCGCTGGAGTGCAGCGAAGATTCAATGGGCACGGGATAACAACTTGATCAGTGGTTATCAAGATGGCACCTTCCGACCGGCACAGTCGGTGACACGGGCCGAAATGATGGCCGTGTTGCGACGGGCGGCAGAAAAGGGCAAATCGCTGCGCGGACTGCCCACGACACTGGGTGCCAAACAAACGCCTAAAGTTTTCTCAGACACCTCAACTCACTGGGCAGCTCCCCTAATCACTCAGATGTCTGGCTATTGTAATGTCGCTTCCCCACTGAATGAAACCGGCAACGCCTTCTACCCAGATCAAGCGGCACGCCGTAACTACGCAGCTGCGGCGACTCTGCGGACGTTGAACTGCGTCAAGTCAGAATCAGCAACCCCAACACCGTAA
- a CDS encoding MOSC domain-containing protein: protein MTPAAIKQLFTYPIKGLTPHECERVTLEAGHGIPGDRAFALMYVEADKISDPQESIPWLPKGNFAMQNDWPGLAGLECHYEPQTGNLSVHRQGVPLFVADTGTPAGRELIGAFFTGYLASLDPTATARHPEKAPLRLVGSGTGTTRYPDRQPVHISLVSQASLDAITTEAGQPVDARRFRPNIVIDGVSAWEEFNWIGKELQIGECRIAISARIGRCANIDVNPETGERDIPLFSLLPQKFGHAQTGVLATVIAGGPIAVGELLNHP, encoded by the coding sequence ATGACACCGGCAGCAATCAAGCAGTTATTTACTTATCCCATTAAAGGTCTGACGCCCCATGAGTGTGAGCGCGTCACCCTGGAAGCAGGGCATGGCATTCCCGGCGATCGCGCCTTTGCTTTAATGTACGTCGAAGCAGATAAGATTTCTGACCCTCAAGAAAGCATTCCCTGGCTGCCTAAAGGCAATTTTGCCATGCAGAACGATTGGCCTGGTTTAGCCGGCCTAGAGTGCCACTACGAGCCGCAAACAGGCAATTTAAGTGTTCACCGGCAGGGGGTTCCCCTATTCGTGGCAGACACCGGCACACCGGCAGGACGCGAACTCATCGGGGCATTTTTCACCGGATACCTGGCTTCCCTCGACCCCACCGCAACCGCACGGCACCCAGAGAAAGCCCCCCTGCGCCTCGTCGGCAGTGGCACCGGCACGACACGCTATCCCGACCGGCAGCCAGTGCATATTTCCCTCGTCAGTCAGGCAAGCCTTGATGCAATCACAACAGAAGCCGGTCAGCCGGTTGACGCCCGCCGATTTCGTCCGAACATCGTCATAGACGGCGTATCCGCTTGGGAAGAATTCAACTGGATCGGGAAAGAATTGCAGATCGGAGAATGCCGAATTGCCATCTCTGCCAGGATTGGCCGGTGTGCGAACATAGACGTTAATCCCGAAACCGGCGAACGCGATATTCCCCTATTCTCCTTACTTCCCCAAAAATTTGGCCACGCCCAAACCGGCGTTTTAGCCACCGTAATTGCCGGTGGCCCTATCGCGGTTGGTGAGCTTTTAAATCATCCCTAG
- a CDS encoding C39 family peptidase codes for MKVIQGVPYFSQLDNKFEPYTACNVTSLAMCLWHLGVRGNGSQRQLEDELYTRAVDNGWNRFTTSGLKGIAESYAGIKDDLTEKGTLKDIREAIDQEKICIVHGFFTAVGHILVIKGYTDNGFIVNDPNGEWSPWTYDKNEAGGNNKKGESVEYSNKAITACCDSWSIGEAEIRYFSLSDSQAEKEAETIWLHRIYKDKTRLG; via the coding sequence ATGAAAGTTATTCAGGGTGTTCCCTACTTCTCGCAACTAGACAATAAGTTTGAACCCTACACAGCTTGTAACGTGACATCGCTCGCTATGTGCCTTTGGCACTTGGGAGTTCGAGGTAACGGCAGCCAGCGTCAATTAGAGGACGAACTCTATACACGTGCTGTTGATAACGGCTGGAATCGTTTTACGACGTCAGGTTTGAAGGGGATTGCTGAAAGTTATGCCGGCATCAAAGACGATCTCACTGAAAAAGGCACTCTCAAAGATATCCGAGAAGCCATTGATCAGGAAAAAATTTGTATCGTACACGGTTTTTTTACAGCAGTCGGTCATATTCTCGTGATCAAGGGATACACCGACAATGGATTTATCGTTAACGATCCAAATGGAGAATGGTCTCCCTGGACTTATGACAAGAATGAGGCAGGAGGTAACAATAAAAAGGGAGAAAGTGTTGAGTATTCTAACAAAGCTATTACAGCCTGCTGCGATAGTTGGAGTATCGGTGAGGCAGAAATTCGCTATTTTTCGCTAAGCGATTCTCAAGCAGAAAAAGAAGCAGAAACAATTTGGCTGCACCGCATCTATAAAGATAAAACCAGACTTGGATAA
- a CDS encoding N-acetylmuramoyl-L-alanine amidase: MASDPKTYQFDLPTTNRPTDASIPETWYPGIRNHWSGCTTQRDVHPIDGIKAVVIHATAGASSEGAISVMRDGKASFHWLVPDENEPQHGQLIWACVPETLAAWHVRSQVSHPDVNAGKTKVNHWSLGIEVVNAQTKADTFSDWQIAVTAKIVRYCWAKYPNLRHIVSHAKLDPTRRSDPGVNFPWDKFKNLVLSSNEQAPFAAFTTTARNADDISPSAGDSNCCF; encoded by the coding sequence ATGGCAAGCGATCCAAAAACCTATCAATTTGATCTTCCCACCACAAACCGGCCAACAGACGCTTCAATTCCCGAAACTTGGTATCCCGGCATTCGTAATCATTGGTCAGGATGTACAACGCAACGAGATGTCCATCCCATTGACGGCATTAAAGCAGTTGTCATTCACGCAACAGCCGGCGCGAGTTCCGAAGGCGCAATTTCAGTTATGCGAGACGGCAAAGCCAGTTTTCATTGGTTGGTTCCAGATGAGAATGAGCCTCAGCATGGTCAATTAATTTGGGCCTGTGTACCTGAAACCCTTGCAGCATGGCACGTTCGCAGCCAAGTGTCACACCCAGATGTGAATGCCGGCAAAACGAAAGTCAATCACTGGTCTTTGGGAATCGAAGTTGTCAACGCACAAACAAAAGCGGACACGTTTTCAGATTGGCAGATTGCTGTGACAGCAAAAATTGTTCGTTACTGTTGGGCAAAGTATCCCAATCTTCGCCATATTGTCTCTCATGCAAAGCTCGATCCAACACGTCGTAGCGATCCAGGTGTTAACTTTCCTTGGGATAAATTCAAGAATTTAGTTTTATCTTCAAATGAGCAAGCACCTTTTGCTGCTTTCACCACTACGGCTAGAAATGCCGATGATATTTCTCCAAGTGCCGGCGATTCAAATTGCTGCTTTTAG
- a CDS encoding bifunctional serine/threonine-protein kinase/formylglycine-generating enzyme family protein: MRKSIKLPLPGVPTMLVVGTILRNRYEIVKLLGSGGFGETYLANDLDIPVTPKPKCVVKRLHPQTIEPDIQRLFQKEAEILYKLAQNHERIPKLFAYFEENQEFYLIQEFIEGHDLSKELSPGKKLSETYAIKLLQDILEILAYVHQNNIIHRDIKPQNIMRRTDGKLMLIDFGAVKEIGIQKTILSGKTSRTVSIGTHGYMPSEQAMGKPKPSSDIYALGRTVIFALTGIEPYLLEEDNEGEVIWKNHASVSDALADILSKMVRDHFTGRYANATEALEALNSFVSGSALPTAPSQMKTIISAPVLPTPSVPSPPSKASAAPILPTSSFQFTGEFVNRQQGQADIFAEKLGNNVSLEMVSIPGGTFLMGSPITEKERCSDESPQHRVTIQPFFLGKYPVTQAQWELVMGNKPAKFKGNNRPVEQVSWNNAIEFCQKLSQITGRNYCLPSEAEWEYACRAGTTTPFHFGKTLTPDLANYNGNYYSFGGLYCWELEGVYRQQTTDVGSFRPNAFGLYDMHGNVWEWCQDVWHENYNGAPSDGSAWESGGDSNRRLLRGGSWYNYPRNCRAAYRSGIVPDFRYVGIGFRVALVPARTI, encoded by the coding sequence ATGCGAAAATCAATTAAATTGCCACTGCCCGGAGTACCCACTATGCTCGTTGTCGGCACCATACTGCGGAATCGTTACGAAATCGTCAAACTGCTGGGAAGCGGTGGGTTTGGCGAAACCTATTTGGCAAACGATTTAGATATTCCCGTCACCCCGAAGCCTAAATGTGTCGTCAAGCGGCTTCACCCCCAAACTATCGAACCGGATATCCAGCGGTTATTTCAAAAAGAAGCAGAAATTTTATATAAACTCGCGCAAAACCATGAGCGCATTCCCAAGCTGTTTGCCTATTTTGAAGAAAATCAAGAATTTTATCTCATTCAAGAATTTATCGAAGGGCATGACTTAAGCAAAGAATTGAGTCCAGGCAAAAAGTTAAGCGAAACCTATGCGATTAAATTATTACAGGATATTTTAGAAATCCTGGCCTATGTTCATCAGAACAATATCATCCATCGAGATATTAAGCCCCAGAATATCATGCGGCGAACAGATGGCAAGTTGATGCTAATTGACTTTGGTGCAGTTAAGGAGATTGGCATCCAGAAGACAATTTTATCAGGGAAAACTAGCCGCACGGTTTCTATTGGAACTCACGGCTATATGCCCAGTGAACAGGCAATGGGTAAACCAAAACCAAGCAGCGATATTTACGCACTGGGGAGGACAGTTATTTTTGCTTTGACTGGCATCGAGCCTTACTTACTCGAAGAAGATAATGAGGGTGAAGTGATTTGGAAAAATCATGCTTCTGTGAGTGACGCTTTAGCAGACATTTTAAGCAAAATGGTGCGAGATCACTTTACTGGGCGCTATGCGAATGCGACAGAAGCTTTGGAAGCACTGAATTCTTTCGTGTCAGGATCAGCGTTGCCAACAGCCCCATCTCAAATGAAGACTATTATCTCGGCACCAGTCCTTCCAACTCCTTCCGTCCCATCTCCACCGAGTAAAGCGAGCGCAGCACCCATCCTTCCAACTTCCTCTTTTCAATTCACAGGAGAATTTGTTAACCGGCAGCAAGGACAAGCTGACATTTTTGCAGAAAAACTCGGCAACAATGTCAGTTTGGAAATGGTGTCAATTCCGGGCGGCACATTTCTCATGGGTTCTCCAATAACGGAAAAAGAGCGATGTAGCGATGAAAGTCCGCAGCATCGGGTAACGATACAGCCGTTTTTCCTAGGAAAATATCCTGTCACTCAAGCGCAGTGGGAATTAGTGATGGGCAATAAACCCGCTAAATTTAAAGGCAATAACAGGCCGGTGGAACAGGTATCTTGGAATAATGCTATTGAATTTTGCCAGAAACTGTCGCAAATAACAGGGCGCAACTATTGCTTACCCAGCGAGGCTGAATGGGAATACGCCTGCCGCGCTGGCACCACTACACCGTTTCACTTTGGCAAAACTCTGACTCCAGATTTAGCCAACTATAATGGCAACTACTACTCTTTCGGCGGCCTTTACTGCTGGGAACTAGAAGGCGTTTACCGGCAACAAACAACCGATGTTGGGAGTTTCCGCCCCAACGCATTCGGGCTGTATGATATGCACGGCAATGTTTGGGAGTGGTGTCAAGATGTCTGGCATGAAAATTATAACGGTGCGCCTTCTGATGGCAGTGCTTGGGAAAGTGGTGGAGATAGCAATCGCCGGTTGCTGCGTGGAGGTTCTTGGTACAACTACCCCAGGAACTGCCGCGCTGCCTATCGTAGCGGTATCGTGCCGGACTTCAGGTACGTCGGCATCGGTTTTCGGGTGGCACTCGTTCCCGCGAGGACTATTTAA
- a CDS encoding ABC1 kinase family protein: MFSLTRTSGRQGEIIEVVLRNGWDYMRVLLTGGKSDEPKLPTPAVLRKILVELGPVYVKLGQLLSTRPDLLPAQYIEALTDLQANVPPVPWSEVEVVIRQQLQKPLEEVFATLEPRAVAAGSIAQTHKATLRDGRQIALKVQRPGIDVVVAQDISLIRALAELVALTEFGKDYDVVALADEFATALQAELDFTQEASYTNQLRRNLSTSRWFDPTQLMVPEIIWELTTEKLLVLEWLDGAPLLLADLNVGSNNGDVRAKRKAVTTLLFRAFFQQIYIDGFFHADPHPGNLFYLRDGRLALLDFGMMGRLDPRTQQVLTEMLLAIVDLDAARCAQLTMQLSDSAVPDKLSNLENDFARMLRKYYNISLSQINFSQVFYEVLQVSRENKVRLPGSLGLYAKALANLEGVARQFDPDVNLLDEVKPLITDLFRRQLFGDDPLQAVLRTALDIKSLSLQSPRQVELLLERVTSETLRWNLTVKELDGVRRTMDDSANRLSFSIVVGSLIIGAAIVFSNGQSVVSSALFYAASFLGLWLIVSILRSGRLR; encoded by the coding sequence ATGTTTTCTTTAACCAGAACCAGTGGCCGCCAGGGAGAAATCATCGAAGTAGTCTTACGCAACGGCTGGGACTATATGCGAGTGCTGCTGACCGGCGGCAAATCCGATGAACCCAAACTGCCCACACCGGCTGTCCTGCGTAAAATCTTAGTGGAGTTGGGTCCGGTTTATGTCAAGTTGGGGCAACTTCTGAGCACGCGCCCGGATCTGCTGCCGGCACAATACATTGAGGCCCTCACCGATCTGCAAGCCAATGTGCCGCCGGTTCCTTGGTCAGAAGTGGAAGTGGTGATCCGGCAACAATTGCAGAAGCCTTTAGAAGAAGTTTTTGCCACCCTGGAACCGCGTGCAGTCGCTGCCGGCTCAATTGCCCAAACCCATAAAGCCACCTTAAGAGATGGCCGGCAAATCGCCTTAAAAGTCCAGCGTCCCGGCATTGATGTCGTTGTCGCCCAAGATATCTCTCTGATCCGGGCTTTGGCTGAATTAGTTGCCCTCACAGAGTTTGGCAAAGATTACGATGTTGTTGCTTTAGCCGACGAATTTGCCACCGCGCTTCAGGCAGAACTTGATTTCACCCAAGAAGCCAGTTACACAAATCAGTTGCGGCGCAATTTGTCAACCAGTCGTTGGTTTGACCCTACGCAATTGATGGTTCCAGAAATTATTTGGGAATTAACCACTGAAAAGTTATTGGTTTTAGAGTGGCTAGACGGAGCGCCATTACTATTAGCTGATTTAAATGTCGGTTCTAATAATGGGGATGTCAGGGCTAAGCGTAAAGCTGTAACCACCCTGCTATTCCGTGCTTTTTTTCAGCAAATATACATTGATGGATTCTTTCACGCTGACCCCCATCCTGGTAATTTGTTTTATCTCAGAGATGGCCGGCTCGCTTTGTTAGATTTTGGGATGATGGGCCGGCTTGACCCGCGCACCCAGCAAGTTTTGACAGAAATGCTGTTAGCAATTGTTGACTTAGATGCGGCACGATGCGCTCAGTTGACCATGCAATTGTCGGATTCTGCTGTTCCGGATAAGCTGTCAAACTTGGAAAACGACTTTGCGCGGATGCTGCGGAAATATTACAACATCAGCCTCTCGCAAATTAACTTTTCTCAAGTATTTTACGAAGTGCTGCAAGTCTCTCGTGAAAATAAAGTTCGCTTGCCTGGTAGCTTGGGATTGTATGCGAAAGCACTGGCAAACTTGGAAGGAGTCGCCCGTCAATTTGACCCAGACGTTAATTTACTCGATGAAGTTAAACCCTTAATTACAGACTTGTTTCGCCGGCAGCTTTTTGGCGACGATCCACTGCAAGCCGTATTGAGAACTGCACTCGATATAAAAAGTCTTTCTTTGCAATCTCCCCGTCAAGTTGAGTTATTGCTAGAGCGAGTTACTTCTGAAACGTTGCGGTGGAATTTAACGGTAAAAGAACTCGACGGGGTTCGCCGCACGATGGATGATTCAGCCAACCGGCTCTCTTTTAGCATTGTCGTTGGATCACTGATCATCGGGGCAGCCATTGTCTTTTCTAACGGCCAAAGTGTCGTTAGCAGTGCCCTATTTTACGCAGCGAGTTTTCTGGGATTGTGGTTAATTGTCAGCATTTTGAGATCAGGCCGGTTGAGGTAA
- a CDS encoding mannose-1-phosphate guanylyltransferase → MNRSLIPVILAGGKGERFWPLSRRHRPKQFLSLDGSGKSLLQATADRLLALAGGWDGLWVVTSAQLAEGLGEQLPQLPEENLLIEPEGRDTAPAVAWATLEIQRRYGDDTVIGFFPADHWIGDEVAFGQTISAATQLAASEASIVTLGIKPNLPSTGYGYIEQGESAGTFEELPVYRVSRFTEKPDRQTAERFLSTGHFSWNSGMFIFRAGVVLAELRTHAPILMQQLEAQGRDAYPQLEKISIDYALMEKTQLAYVLPASFGWDDLGDWNAIERLLKGDAVNVELATHVGLDTTGAILYAADSEEVIVTIGLEDVVVVRDGNVTLIVKKDRTQDIKQVIKSLQADAKFENLL, encoded by the coding sequence ATGAATCGCTCCTTAATCCCTGTTATTCTTGCCGGCGGCAAAGGTGAACGCTTCTGGCCGCTCAGCCGGCGGCACCGGCCTAAACAATTTTTAAGTCTCGACGGCAGTGGCAAAAGTCTCCTACAAGCAACCGCAGACCGCCTCCTGGCACTTGCCGGCGGTTGGGACGGGTTGTGGGTTGTCACCTCTGCCCAGCTTGCGGAAGGCTTGGGGGAACAGCTTCCCCAGTTGCCGGAAGAAAACTTACTGATCGAGCCAGAAGGACGGGACACCGCGCCGGCAGTCGCTTGGGCAACCTTAGAAATTCAGCGCCGCTACGGGGATGATACTGTCATCGGCTTTTTCCCTGCCGATCACTGGATTGGGGATGAAGTGGCATTTGGGCAAACGATTAGCGCCGCAACCCAACTAGCGGCCTCTGAGGCATCAATCGTCACCCTCGGCATCAAGCCGAACCTTCCCTCCACCGGCTATGGCTACATTGAGCAAGGCGAAAGTGCCGGCACCTTTGAAGAATTGCCGGTTTATCGCGTTAGCCGGTTTACCGAAAAACCTGACCGGCAGACCGCCGAAAGGTTTTTATCAACGGGGCATTTTAGCTGGAATAGCGGGATGTTTATTTTCCGGGCCGGTGTTGTCCTGGCTGAACTCCGCACCCACGCGCCAATCCTGATGCAGCAGCTAGAAGCACAAGGACGCGATGCTTACCCGCAATTAGAAAAGATAAGTATTGACTACGCCTTGATGGAAAAAACCCAGTTGGCCTACGTGCTGCCGGCCTCCTTTGGCTGGGACGACCTCGGCGACTGGAATGCCATCGAACGCCTGCTCAAAGGAGACGCCGTCAATGTTGAATTAGCCACCCATGTTGGGCTAGACACCACCGGCGCGATTCTCTACGCCGCAGATTCAGAAGAGGTGATTGTCACGATCGGTTTAGAGGATGTCGTCGTTGTCCGCGATGGCAACGTCACTTTAATCGTCAAAAAAGATCGCACCCAAGACATCAAGCAGGTGATCAAAAGCCTACAGGCAGACGCCAAATTCGAGAATCTGCTGTAA